In Hydractinia symbiolongicarpus strain clone_291-10 chromosome 4, HSymV2.1, whole genome shotgun sequence, the following proteins share a genomic window:
- the LOC130641226 gene encoding AH receptor-interacting protein-like isoform X2 translates to MAEWTQIPDGVTKKILSGGKGDLPEFTPGGKVLFHYRALIKKDDGNLQLLDDSKKSKKPFELLLGKKFKLDIWETLVKTMRLNEIAEFTCEAYHVASYPVVSKSLRDMVKKEHGEHDHEHHTHHQCGFAAMSQGLGYPDLDEYVKNPKPMVFQLELIKVDMPGTYERDLWSLSLEEKLAFIPTWKEEGNDFYKHGDLENACKKYSQALGSLEQLTTREKPGSEEWLAIEKMKVPLLLNYAQCMLGKKEYYQAVEHLTTVLEKDRDNVKALYRRAKAYHLVFNFELARIDYMKAKQLDSSLTNTIDKELKRIQSDEKKKDQEDKEKFKNAFS, encoded by the coding sequence ATGGCTGAATGGACCCAAATTCCTGATGGTGTTACTAAAAAGATATTAAGTGGTGGAAAGGGTGATCTTCCGGAATTCACACCAGGTGGTAAGGTATTGTTTCACTATCGCGCTTTAATTAAGAAGGATGATGGTAATTTGCAGTTGCTCGATGAttcaaaaaaaagcaaaaaacccTTTGAATTGTTGTTGGGGAAAAAGTTTAAACTCGATATTTGGGAGACCCTTGTTAAAACAATGCGATTAAATGAAATAGCAGAATTTACCTGTGAAGCATACCATGTTGCATCTTACCCTGTTGTTTCCAAGAGCTTAAGGGATATGGTAAAAAAGGAGCATGGTGAACACGATCACGAACATCACACCCATCACCAGTGTGGATTTGCAGCGATGTCGCAAGGATTGGGTTACCCTGACTTAGATGAATATGTGAAAAATCCAAAACCGATGGTATTTCAGTTAGAGTTGATTAAAGTTGATATGCCAGGGACATATGAAAGAGATCTATGGTCTCTATCACTTGAAGAAAAATTAGCTTTTATACCAACTTGGAAAGAAGAAGGCAACGACTTTTATAAACATGGTGACTTGGAAAATGCCTGCAAGAAATATTCTCAAGCGTTAGGTTCTCTAGAACAATTAACTACCAGAGAGAAACCAGGTTCAGAAGAATGGTTAGCCATTGAAAAGATGAAGGTCCCTTTACTATTAAATTATGCCCAATGCATGTTAGGGAAAAAGGAATACTATCAAGCAGTCGAACACCTAACAACTGTCCTTGAAAAAGACAGGGATAATGTCAAAGCACTGTACCGTCGTGCCAAGGCATATCATCTTGTGTTTAATTTTGAATTAGCCAGGATTGATTATATGAAAGCAAAACAACTTGACAGCAGCCTTACGAATACTATAGACAAGGAATTGAAACGAATTCAATCtgatgaaaagaaaaaagaccAAGAAGATAAGGAAAAATTTAAGAATGCATTTTCATGA
- the LOC130641226 gene encoding uncharacterized protein LOC130641226 isoform X1, whose product MIGQNLKKPFSYFLPDGIRASTLQNCVEPVLIHNIIGKFGNSETAIRINDNGKSVVWLERDDSLSFVKVSTFDYDSCTQSHVDVEMRDHDFQILSTDLKSRCLVDFKFDINKRHTEIKIFYQNFNDGVLHEVYTMSYTHLFNQYICEYFPEINKLVIITGDYKYGLKKYQYEKCDMYLDVLSCSFNDNGVVIESSDKRENITDQFNNEEVIEIIYSKLTNNIVLLTNQGGILMYSLVNHQFGILFRLQDIIFLSTFKNYIYVVTSSALAVVLSQDYASLELRIEKKVCLLPESPHTCRGLLHEASWIARDCLFVQNNMRMKIFELESLTLLHEFDYDLQAVQLFNGWSKEELFIIGSFVGDFPGNHHQLHIYYFRDKDISLKNLARKAILTSFSYNELKNIDMPNTLRIYLEV is encoded by the coding sequence ATGATtggacaaaatttgaaaaagccGTTTTCATACTTTTTACCAGATGGAATTCGAGCAAGTACTCTTCAAAATTGTGTAGAACCTGTTCTTATTCACAATATTATTGGAAAGTTTGGTAATTCTGAAACAGCAATCAGAATTAATGATAATGGAAAAAGTGTTGTATGGCTTGAGCGCGATGACAGTTTGTCATTTGTGAAAgtatctacttttgactatgattCATGTACACAAAGTCATGTAGACGTAGAAATGCGGGATCACGACTTTCAAATTCTATCAACAGATTTGAAGAGCAGATGTTTGGTTGATTTTAAATTTGACATTAATAAACGTCacactgaaataaaaatattctatCAGAATTTCAACGACGGTGTTCTTCATGAAGTATACACAATGAGCTATACCCATCTTTTTAATCAATATATATGCGAGTACTTTCCAGAAATAAACAAGTTAGTTATTATTACTGGTGATTATAAGTATGGCTTAAAGAAATACCAATACGAGAAATGTGATATGTATTTAGATGTGTTGTCTTGTTCGTTTAATGATAATGGTGTGGTGATAGAAAGTTCTGACAAAAGAGAAAACATTACTGATCAATTTAACAATGAAGAAGTAATTGAAATAATATATAGCAAGCTCACAAACAACATTGTGTTGTTGACTAATCAAGGTGGAATTCTGATGTATTCTTTGGTTAACCATCAGTTCGGTATATTGTTTAGACTGCAAGacattatttttttgtcaacgtttaaaaattatatttatgtaGTTACTTCGTCAGCATTGGCGGTTGTTTTAAGTCAAGACTACGCATCACTAGAATTACGAATTGAGAAAAAAGTATGCTTATTACCTGAATCACCTCATACTTGTCGTGGATTACTTCATGAAGCATCTTGGATTGCTAGAGATTGCTTGTTTGTGCAAAATAATATGAGAATGAAGATATTTGAGCTGGAATCTTTAACGTTGCTTCACGAGTTTGACTACGATTTACAAGCAGTGCAGTTATTCAACGGGTGGTCAAAGGAAGAACTTTTTATTATTGGCAGTTTTGTTGGGGATTTCCCAGGAAATCACCACCAGTTACATATTTACTATTTTCGCGACAAGGATATTTCTTTGAAGAACTTAGCACGAAAGGCTATACTAACTTCGTTTTCATACAACGAATTGAAAAATATCGATATGCCAAACACATTACGCATTTATTTAGAAGTGTAA